From one Bacteroidales bacterium genomic stretch:
- a CDS encoding toxin-antitoxin system YwqK family antitoxin has protein sequence MAKQIIPFFLFFFISFSPMLMAQDTIKPENYQIFYYENENIASEGLMVDGKPDGYWKTYHENRTLKSEGNRTNFDLEGSWKFYDETGKILLLVNYSQGIKNGLRITWHDQEIVAENFENDIRQGLTTYYYADSTIAKTIPFVNGREEGLAKEFADDGRVITLTTYKKGYIVARERINRTDSEGRKQGAWKFFHNNGLVSLEGRYTSDEKDGYFKSYDKNGKLLETSKWVNGVQQEDVAELARLEVVKDYHNNGQVAIVQTYKNGLPQGVRREYDEEGNLVSGAYYENGVLTASGITLTNGVRNGKWEEFYPDGSMRAEGSYADGLKTGRWNYYHPNGKLEQTGTYNNKGTPEGLWTWYYPSGSLLREENFLHGLPDGMLTEYYEDGNIVTEGEYIEGLQEGPWTYTYGDSREEGSYSYGRRNGVWKYFDTDGNLLFEGEFIDDNPHGKHVFYWNNGQVKDEINYVAGMKQGDWKKYNSDGTLLLVITFENGIERKYDGVTIKPAFSESFDDDGDDEDWD, from the coding sequence ATGGCTAAGCAAATTATACCATTCTTTTTATTTTTCTTCATTTCGTTCTCTCCGATGCTCATGGCGCAGGACACGATCAAGCCGGAGAATTATCAGATTTTTTATTATGAAAATGAAAACATCGCCAGCGAAGGCCTGATGGTAGATGGAAAGCCCGATGGCTATTGGAAGACTTACCACGAAAACAGAACGCTGAAATCGGAAGGCAACCGCACAAATTTTGATTTGGAAGGGTCATGGAAATTTTATGATGAAACCGGAAAGATCTTGTTGCTGGTGAATTATAGCCAAGGCATTAAAAACGGGCTGCGTATCACCTGGCACGACCAGGAAATAGTTGCAGAGAATTTTGAAAACGACATCCGGCAAGGTCTCACCACCTATTATTATGCCGACAGCACCATCGCCAAAACCATTCCTTTTGTGAATGGCCGTGAAGAGGGACTGGCCAAAGAGTTCGCCGACGACGGGAGAGTAATCACTCTCACCACCTACAAAAAAGGTTACATCGTGGCCCGCGAACGCATCAACCGAACCGACTCGGAAGGACGCAAGCAGGGAGCCTGGAAGTTTTTTCACAACAATGGTCTGGTAAGTCTCGAAGGCCGCTATACCAGCGATGAGAAAGATGGGTATTTTAAAAGTTATGATAAAAATGGCAAGCTGCTCGAAACCAGCAAATGGGTAAATGGCGTGCAGCAGGAAGATGTGGCTGAGCTGGCGCGGCTCGAAGTGGTGAAAGATTATCACAACAACGGACAGGTGGCCATTGTGCAAACCTACAAAAATGGATTGCCGCAAGGCGTAAGGCGCGAATACGACGAGGAGGGAAATCTGGTGTCAGGCGCCTATTACGAAAATGGCGTGCTGACCGCCAGCGGCATCACACTTACCAATGGCGTGCGCAATGGCAAATGGGAAGAGTTTTATCCCGACGGCTCCATGCGTGCCGAGGGTAGCTATGCCGATGGACTAAAAACCGGACGCTGGAATTATTACCACCCCAACGGGAAATTAGAACAAACCGGCACTTACAACAATAAGGGAACGCCGGAAGGTCTCTGGACGTGGTATTATCCTTCGGGTTCGCTGCTGCGTGAAGAGAATTTTCTGCATGGCCTGCCTGACGGCATGCTGACCGAATATTACGAAGATGGCAACATCGTTACCGAGGGCGAATACATCGAAGGATTGCAGGAAGGCCCCTGGACATACACCTACGGCGACAGCCGCGAAGAAGGCAGCTATAGCTATGGCCGAAGAAACGGTGTTTGGAAGTATTTCGACACGGATGGCAACTTGCTTTTCGAGGGCGAGTTTATCGATGATAATCCCCACGGCAAGCATGTTTTTTATTGGAACAACGGCCAGGTAAAAGATGAGATAAACTACGTGGCCGGCATGAAACAGGGTGATTGGAAAAAATACAATTCCGATGGCACGCTCCTGCTGGTAATCACCTTCGAAAACGGAATCGAACGCAAGTACGATGGCGTTACCATCAAGCCGGCTTTTTCCGAATCGTTCGACGATGATGGCGATGATGAGGATTGGGATTAG
- a CDS encoding response regulator transcription factor, which yields MIENKDIAILLAEDDPNLSVVLKDYLEMLGYNVSLCRDGYEALTVFKTTHFDLCIFDVMMPRKDGFALAQEIRDMNDTIPIIFLTAKSLKEDRIKGFKAGCDDYITKPFSTEEFSLRISAVLKRCLVKSHSGESIAGNIYKLGNIEFDTINMILRCDDFEQKLTRKESALLKLLIEHRNQLLPREKALKKIWGGNDYFIGRSMDVFIAKLRSYLKADPNISIVNVHGTGFRLQVNQELEQEPTD from the coding sequence ATGATAGAAAACAAAGACATAGCCATCCTTCTTGCCGAGGACGATCCTAATTTAAGTGTGGTTTTAAAAGACTATCTCGAGATGTTGGGATATAACGTTTCGCTCTGTAGGGATGGCTATGAGGCGCTTACTGTATTTAAAACCACACACTTCGATCTTTGTATTTTTGATGTGATGATGCCACGCAAGGATGGCTTTGCTCTTGCTCAGGAAATCCGCGACATGAACGATACGATCCCGATTATTTTTCTCACCGCCAAATCGCTCAAAGAAGATCGTATCAAAGGTTTCAAGGCAGGCTGCGACGATTACATCACCAAGCCTTTCAGCACCGAAGAGTTTAGTCTACGCATCAGTGCCGTACTTAAACGCTGCCTGGTAAAGAGCCACAGTGGTGAAAGCATCGCAGGGAATATTTATAAACTTGGCAACATTGAATTTGATACTATTAACATGATCCTGCGCTGCGACGACTTCGAGCAAAAACTTACCCGCAAGGAGTCCGCTCTTCTTAAGTTACTCATCGAACATCGCAACCAACTGCTCCCACGCGAAAAGGCGCTGAAAAAAATTTGGGGTGGCAACGATTATTTTATCGGTCGCAGCATGGATGTTTTTATTGCCAAGCTGCGCAGCTACCTCAAAGCTGATCCCAACATAAGCATCGTAAATGTGCATGGCACCGGTTTCAGGCTGCAGGTAAACCAGGAGCTGGAGCAGGAGCCAACGGATTAG
- a CDS encoding HAMP domain-containing sensor histidine kinase: MQKRLYFIIIIITAVALTGIILTQTFWVASALETKDDQLRENVGLGMKRVINQLMSLQNDTALASRYLSSPNKNSLHSQFIRSLNPELITQLITTEFQNLEILRSYDYGIYDGENHQFILISDEAIKEQLINSRHQKPISCIFQIEQFYLTVYFPHEERYLFNEMLLYILLSALFMLIAISGFWYVTRSLLQQKKLAQLRADYVNNMTHELKTPIATISVASEMLLKPGIQSRSEKVDHYAKIIYNENQRLRNQADQVLQVALLERGEYKINPEAVDVHQLIEQLTDSLRVTVTSRNGVIQNRLNASGYIVQADKNHFTNVLSNLMENANKYSPEAPHIIISTHSNRKGIFISFQDKGIGIAEEHFRHIFKKFHRISTGNVHDVKGFGIGLFYVKTIVEAHAGNIQVRSKQGEGSNFILFWPFHAPTQNALE, encoded by the coding sequence ATGCAAAAACGACTTTATTTTATCATAATCATCATAACTGCGGTTGCCCTTACGGGGATAATTCTCACGCAGACCTTTTGGGTTGCCAGCGCATTAGAAACCAAAGACGATCAGTTGCGGGAGAATGTTGGGTTGGGCATGAAACGCGTAATAAACCAGCTCATGTCGCTGCAAAACGATACGGCTCTGGCTTCGCGCTATCTTAGCTCTCCAAACAAAAACAGCCTCCACTCACAATTTATTCGCTCACTCAATCCTGAACTCATCACTCAGCTTATTACCACTGAATTCCAAAATCTGGAGATACTCCGTTCCTATGATTATGGAATTTATGATGGTGAAAATCACCAATTTATCTTAATCAGCGATGAAGCAATAAAAGAACAACTTATCAATTCGCGTCACCAGAAACCTATCTCCTGTATCTTCCAAATCGAACAGTTTTATCTCACGGTATATTTTCCTCACGAAGAGCGCTATCTGTTCAACGAGATGTTGTTGTACATCTTGCTGTCGGCACTTTTTATGCTCATCGCCATCAGCGGTTTCTGGTATGTGACGCGATCGTTGCTGCAGCAAAAAAAACTCGCTCAGCTCAGAGCCGACTATGTTAATAATATGACGCACGAACTTAAAACGCCCATTGCTACTATTTCGGTGGCCAGCGAAATGCTGCTCAAGCCAGGGATTCAAAGCAGAAGCGAAAAAGTAGATCACTATGCTAAAATCATTTACAACGAAAACCAGCGGCTGAGGAATCAGGCCGATCAGGTGCTCCAGGTGGCCTTGCTCGAGCGCGGCGAGTACAAAATTAATCCCGAAGCTGTGGATGTTCATCAATTAATAGAGCAACTCACCGATAGCTTGCGTGTGACAGTTACGAGCCGTAACGGTGTGATCCAAAACCGACTCAATGCTTCCGGTTACATCGTACAGGCCGACAAAAACCATTTCACCAATGTGCTTAGCAATCTGATGGAAAACGCCAATAAATATTCACCTGAGGCTCCACACATCATCATTTCGACACACAGCAACCGCAAGGGTATTTTCATATCATTTCAGGACAAAGGTATTGGCATCGCCGAAGAACATTTTCGTCACATTTTTAAAAAATTCCATCGCATCTCCACCGGTAACGTACACGATGTGAAAGGCTTTGGGATTGGCCTGTTTTACGTAAAAACAATCGTAGAGGCTCATGCCGGAAATATCCAGGTAAGAAGCAAACAGGGTGAGGGGAGCAATTTTATTTTGTTCTGGCCTTTTCATGCACCCACTCAAAATGCGCTCGAATAG
- a CDS encoding GNAT family N-acetyltransferase, with the protein MIIRKAIPSDAERIVAFLLLATEEIVYKFIGEKDHEKAKAFLLYFIKKENNQYSYQNCLVAEIDNEMVAAVAFYDGARLAALRQPIIDYIRDNFNKTFEPEDETSNGEFYIDSIGVSLSHRGKGIGANLLQFLIDEYVSKKRKNLGLLVDEENPKAKKLYLKLGFKSVGKIVLVGKQMEHLQIKGGE; encoded by the coding sequence ATGATCATCAGAAAAGCAATACCATCAGATGCAGAGCGCATCGTCGCCTTTTTGCTTTTGGCAACGGAGGAAATTGTATACAAATTTATCGGCGAAAAGGATCATGAAAAAGCGAAGGCGTTTTTACTTTACTTTATTAAAAAAGAAAACAACCAATATTCGTATCAAAACTGCCTGGTGGCCGAAATTGATAACGAAATGGTGGCAGCGGTTGCTTTTTATGACGGCGCCAGGTTGGCGGCATTGCGACAGCCAATAATAGATTACATTCGGGACAATTTTAATAAAACCTTTGAACCTGAAGATGAAACCAGCAATGGTGAATTTTACATCGATTCGATAGGCGTTAGCCTTAGCCATCGGGGAAAAGGCATCGGTGCAAATCTGCTGCAGTTTCTGATTGATGAATACGTGAGCAAGAAACGGAAAAACCTGGGTTTGCTTGTTGATGAAGAAAACCCCAAGGCAAAGAAGCTGTATTTGAAACTGGGTTTTAAAAGTGTAGGGAAAATTGTTTTAGTGGGCAAGCAGATGGAACATCTTCAAATCAAAGGGGGAGAATAA
- a CDS encoding dicarboxylate/amino acid:cation symporter, which produces MKKVALHWQILIALILAVIYGLLFPTHYVLDEQVVDKLEKKMAPSEVVATLREAQSDSSYTYGELVEVAREQLTPAAYEKYYPLLVRFSYTNPAIKAVSWMGDLFLRALRMIIIPLILSSLISGVTNIGSGSNLGRLSLKTMGYYVITSLLAILTGLLLVNLIQPGVGTEITLTQEVGDLVGKQKSFLDIIIEIVPDNIFRALADADMLAIIFFAILFGFFVMKVDEKPRQMLIGFFNAIFEVMMKIVMFVILFTPLGIFGIVAKVVADQNDLLGLISSMSLYMVTVVAGLLIHALITLPLLLRFVGRVRPFAHLRNMTTPLLTAFSTSSSGATLPLTMSAVEKKSGVSNKISSFTLPLGATINMDGTALYECVAAMFIAQAYGIELSLFNQLIIVATALLASIGAAAIPMAGLVMITVILTAVQLPLEGVGLILAVDRILDMFRTTVNVWSDSCGAVIIARSEQEQLAVDL; this is translated from the coding sequence ATGAAAAAAGTTGCCCTTCACTGGCAGATTCTCATTGCACTGATACTTGCTGTTATTTATGGTTTATTGTTCCCGACGCACTATGTGTTGGATGAACAGGTGGTAGATAAACTTGAAAAAAAGATGGCGCCTTCCGAGGTGGTTGCTACCTTGCGGGAAGCACAAAGCGACAGTAGTTACACGTATGGCGAATTAGTTGAGGTTGCCCGGGAGCAGCTCACCCCGGCAGCTTACGAAAAGTATTATCCGTTGCTGGTTCGTTTTTCATATACCAATCCGGCCATCAAAGCTGTGAGCTGGATGGGCGATCTCTTTCTGCGCGCATTGCGCATGATCATCATTCCGCTTATTCTCAGTTCGCTTATCTCGGGCGTAACAAACATCGGCAGTGGCAGCAATCTGGGCAGGCTTAGCCTGAAGACGATGGGATATTATGTAATCACAAGCCTGCTGGCAATCCTTACCGGATTACTTCTTGTAAATCTTATTCAGCCTGGCGTAGGAACTGAAATCACATTGACACAGGAAGTTGGAGACCTTGTAGGGAAACAAAAGAGCTTCCTCGATATTATCATCGAAATTGTCCCCGACAACATTTTCAGAGCTTTGGCTGATGCTGATATGCTGGCCATCATCTTTTTTGCCATCCTTTTTGGCTTCTTCGTCATGAAAGTAGACGAAAAGCCCCGCCAGATGCTGATTGGTTTTTTCAATGCCATCTTTGAAGTAATGATGAAAATTGTAATGTTTGTCATTCTTTTTACCCCGCTGGGTATTTTCGGAATCGTGGCCAAAGTGGTCGCTGACCAAAACGATCTTTTAGGCCTTATCTCAAGCATGAGCCTTTACATGGTAACGGTAGTGGCAGGATTGCTTATTCATGCTTTGATTACCCTGCCGCTCCTGCTGCGTTTTGTCGGGCGGGTGCGACCATTTGCACATTTGCGCAACATGACCACACCACTTCTCACCGCTTTTTCTACCTCTTCGTCGGGAGCAACCCTTCCGCTCACCATGTCGGCTGTAGAAAAAAAATCGGGCGTCTCCAACAAGATCAGCAGTTTCACTTTACCGCTTGGAGCTACCATCAACATGGATGGAACCGCACTTTACGAATGCGTTGCAGCCATGTTTATCGCCCAGGCTTACGGCATTGAATTATCTCTGTTCAACCAACTTATTATTGTGGCCACAGCGCTGCTTGCGTCCATTGGCGCTGCCGCTATCCCAATGGCGGGTCTTGTAATGATTACAGTGATACTTACCGCGGTGCAGTTGCCGCTCGAAGGCGTTGGCCTTATTCTGGCTGTCGATCGGATTCTGGATATGTTCAGAACAACTGTAAATGTGTGGAGCGACAGCTGTGGCGCTGTCATCATTGCACGCTCGGAGCAAGAGCAGTTGGCGGTGGATTTGTAA
- a CDS encoding T9SS type A sorting domain-containing protein, which translates to MKTLKMAILFFAMFGLQQLAAQHTNVMISNSSYPEEPTIYIDPNNTNRIIAGSNINNLFYSNDGGYSWNVKKLYSSAYGVAGDPMVIVDEHGHYYYFHLSNPSNGNWLDRIVCQKSTDGGVTWSQGSYMGLNGKDQDKPWVDVDRNNGNLYATWTQFDVYGDSNLQHRSNIMFSKSTDSGESWSEALRINEVDGNCIDSDETVEGAVPSVGPNGEIYVCWAGPLGLVFDRSLDQGETWLENDIFVSDLPGGWDFEIPGISRCNGFPITVCDRSGGPNHGTIYINWSDQRNGTDDTDVWLVKSTDGGDTWTERIRVNDDPPGRHQFFTWMTLDQFTGHLHFVFYDRRNYTDSNTDVYMATSTDGGETISNYKISEEPFVPVSSIFFGDYNNISAVNNVIRPIWTRLHNGQLSVWTAIIDTISTGISNHIESAIPFALNQNYPNPFSATTHFSFKLRSPATVTLKVIDIFGRQIACLIDHEKLSSGMYLEHFDARKYNLAPGVYYFSLTGDNINRVRKMVVE; encoded by the coding sequence ATGAAGACACTGAAAATGGCGATTCTTTTCTTTGCCATGTTTGGTTTGCAGCAGCTCGCCGCACAGCACACCAACGTGATGATTAGCAATTCGAGCTATCCGGAGGAGCCAACTATTTACATCGATCCCAACAATACCAATCGCATTATTGCCGGTTCTAATATTAACAACTTGTTTTACTCAAATGATGGTGGCTACAGTTGGAACGTGAAGAAACTATATTCGTCAGCGTATGGCGTGGCCGGTGACCCGATGGTAATTGTAGATGAGCATGGGCATTATTATTATTTTCATCTTTCCAACCCATCTAATGGGAATTGGCTCGACCGTATCGTATGTCAGAAATCGACGGATGGCGGGGTCACCTGGAGCCAGGGTTCTTATATGGGATTGAATGGGAAAGATCAGGATAAGCCATGGGTAGACGTGGATAGAAACAATGGCAATCTTTACGCAACCTGGACGCAGTTTGATGTTTATGGCGACAGCAATTTACAGCACCGAAGCAATATTATGTTTTCGAAATCTACCGACAGCGGCGAAAGCTGGTCGGAGGCTTTGCGGATAAACGAAGTCGATGGCAACTGTATCGATAGCGACGAAACCGTAGAAGGCGCTGTGCCCTCGGTAGGTCCTAATGGCGAAATCTACGTTTGTTGGGCAGGGCCGCTGGGGTTGGTTTTTGACCGGTCGCTTGACCAGGGAGAAACCTGGCTCGAAAACGACATATTTGTGAGCGATCTTCCCGGTGGATGGGATTTTGAAATCCCCGGTATTTCCCGGTGCAACGGTTTCCCAATAACAGTGTGCGACAGAAGTGGCGGCCCAAATCATGGAACTATTTACATCAACTGGTCCGATCAACGCAACGGCACTGACGACACCGATGTTTGGCTCGTTAAATCAACCGACGGCGGTGACACCTGGACGGAACGCATCCGTGTAAACGATGACCCGCCCGGGAGGCATCAATTTTTTACCTGGATGACTTTGGATCAGTTTACCGGCCATCTGCATTTTGTGTTTTACGATCGCCGCAACTATACCGACAGCAATACTGACGTTTACATGGCCACTTCCACCGATGGCGGCGAAACCATCAGTAATTACAAAATCAGCGAGGAGCCTTTTGTTCCCGTGTCGAGTATTTTCTTTGGCGATTACAACAATATCTCAGCTGTCAACAATGTGATTCGACCCATCTGGACGCGCCTGCACAATGGCCAGCTAAGTGTGTGGACGGCCATCATCGACACCATCTCAACAGGCATCAGTAATCACATCGAATCCGCAATTCCCTTTGCACTCAACCAGAATTATCCCAACCCGTTCAGCGCCACCACACATTTTTCGTTTAAACTCCGAAGTCCGGCAACGGTTACGCTTAAAGTTATCGACATTTTCGGCCGACAGATTGCTTGTCTGATCGATCATGAAAAGCTCAGCAGCGGTATGTATCTCGAACATTTTGACGCTCGCAAATACAACCTGGCGCCCGGCGTTTATTATTTCTCGCTTACCGGCGACAACATCAACAGGGTGCGCAAAATGGTGGTGGAATAA
- a CDS encoding FKBP-type peptidyl-prolyl cis-trans isomerase N-terminal domain-containing protein, whose amino-acid sequence MMSFLIKTTKTLAAIMLLLLFGQGCNNRMATPDDLTPTTHLDSVSYIIGYDYGKGIRDQQINADAAMIYKGLYDALNHRDNYFSDSTKVRLIRIFQHEVDSMEQMRFLKMVAQNKAAGKIFMEKNKSAEGVNTLPDGLQYKILKTGTGKRYPAVTDSVTIHYRAMYTDRTTFDMSYETGPINIRVHHLVKGLQEGIQLMHRGAIFEFYIPPQLGYGDQNYIDLIPGGTTTIYNIELIEIY is encoded by the coding sequence ATGATGTCATTTTTAATAAAAACAACAAAAACATTAGCTGCCATTATGCTGCTGCTCTTGTTTGGCCAGGGGTGCAACAATCGGATGGCAACGCCCGATGATCTAACGCCCACCACACATCTCGACTCGGTGAGCTACATTATTGGCTACGACTATGGCAAAGGAATTCGCGACCAGCAAATAAATGCTGATGCAGCTATGATTTACAAAGGGTTGTACGATGCTCTAAATCACCGCGACAATTATTTTAGCGACAGCACCAAAGTGCGTCTTATCCGAATCTTTCAGCATGAAGTTGACTCGATGGAGCAAATGCGCTTTCTCAAAATGGTGGCCCAAAACAAAGCAGCCGGCAAAATCTTTATGGAAAAGAATAAATCGGCGGAGGGGGTTAATACTTTGCCCGACGGACTTCAATACAAAATACTGAAGACAGGCACCGGCAAACGATATCCGGCCGTCACTGACAGCGTCACCATTCATTACCGCGCCATGTACACCGACCGCACTACCTTTGATATGTCTTACGAAACCGGGCCTATAAATATTCGTGTACATCATCTGGTGAAAGGCTTGCAGGAAGGAATTCAACTGATGCATCGGGGAGCGATCTTCGAGTTTTACATTCCGCCACAACTGGGCTATGGCGATCAAAACTATATCGATTTGATCCCCGGAGGCACCACCACCATCTACAACATCGAGCTTATCGAAATTTATTAA
- the dtd gene encoding D-aminoacyl-tRNA deacylase, which produces MRAVIQRVQRASVTIGGSVYSCIGAGLLILLGIEEADTDADIEWLSGKISRLRIFDDAEGVMNKSVIETDGEVLVVSQFTLHASTKKGNRPSYIKAAKPETAIPLYEKFVNQISYDTGKASATGEFGANMQIELLNDGPVTLIIDTKNRD; this is translated from the coding sequence ATGCGTGCGGTAATCCAACGAGTTCAAAGAGCCAGCGTAACCATCGGTGGGAGCGTCTATTCTTGCATTGGCGCGGGGCTGCTCATTTTGCTGGGTATCGAAGAGGCCGATACTGATGCCGATATCGAATGGCTAAGTGGTAAAATTTCGCGGCTGCGTATTTTTGATGACGCCGAAGGAGTGATGAATAAATCCGTTATCGAAACAGACGGAGAAGTGTTGGTGGTGAGCCAGTTTACGTTGCACGCTTCCACCAAAAAAGGTAATCGCCCCAGCTATATCAAGGCGGCCAAACCAGAAACAGCTATTCCTCTTTACGAAAAATTTGTAAACCAAATTAGCTACGATACCGGAAAGGCTTCCGCTACGGGTGAGTTTGGCGCTAACATGCAGATAGAACTGTTGAATGACGGTCCGGTAACGCTCATCATCGATACCAAAAATCGGGATTAA